TTGTGTGACCGTCCCCCGAATTACTGGGAGGCGTAATGCCGTGTATCTCAGGGATGCGCATATGCCGTTTATTCATCTCACGGTTCCACTCGTAGCCACCCGTGGCCAGCAGAACCCCCCGCCTGCCTTTGACGAAAAAGTCCTTGCCCTGTCGCTCGGCCCGCAGGCCGATCACCCTGCCACCCTGGATTATCAGCTCTCTGGCCGGCGTGCTATCCAGTACATCGATGCCCTTCTGAATGCACCCCAGCAACAGTCCCCCGATGAGGGCACGGCCGGCAACATAGAACCTGGGATCGTTAGTAGGTAGAGGCACAGCCGAAAACAGGGGAAAGGGCGACTGGCGAATCTTACCGAGGATAGGGTTTTCCTTCTCTGCGTTGAGGAGCAACTGTGCCATGTAAATCGGGTCCGGGGCCAGTAGGCGGCCACCTTTGCTGCCTCCAGGGAGTTCATCGCGGTAGTCAGGAAGAGTAGTCGCGGCTTGCATCCTCAAGGGGGTGCTTGCCTCCACATCTCGGAGCATCTCCGGTCCCTTGTCCAGATAAGTAGCCAACATTTCCTCGTTGTGCCGTCCCATGCTGAGGCCACGCACGTACGTCAGGGCAGCCTCGCGCGAGTCTGGTATACCTGCCTCCGCCATGTGATGATTGCATGGTATCCAGATCACACCTCCTGAAAACGCAGTACCGCCGCCGAGGGTTGCTGCCTTTTCCAGGATGACAGTGCTCATGCCCAGGTCGTGTGCCTTGCAAGCAGCAGTTAGTCCGCCACAGCTTGACCCAACGACTACGAGATCAACCTCCAGATCCCATTTGTCTGGTGGCTTACTCTCATTGCTCATCTTCCAGACCTCCCATAAGTGAGATTCTTCACTTGCTGGCGCCTACGCTTCTTCTGAAACAAGAACCCATCTTCGCTAGGCATCTAAACAAGGCTTTGCCCCGAAGCGGAGACGCCAGAGACCTTTGACAAGATCATAACGGACGACACTTGCTTTAGCAACCTTGACAGCCCCTTCTCATCCAGGTAGGTCGAACGCTGGCAGACAACCCTTTTCCGCCCCAAACTTTTCAAAGCCTACTGTGCAGCGTATAATCAGCTCCAGCCAGAAGTGAAGTCGGTTGGACTTCGATTTCTGATTGGGCGTAGAAAACAGTATAGCGTAGAAAAACCATTATTAATACGGCCGCCACTGGGTTCGGGATCTGGCCAGATTCCTGTCCCATCAGGCAGGAGCCTGGCAGAGACACAACTGTAATAGCCTGGAGGTCAGGCGACTAATCCTGGTTTCCATGTTCCAGTTGGCAGATTTGTGTAAAGGAGTGGAGTGAGCAATTTCCCAGCATTATTTCAGTCAGGCAGCATAGGTACGCTACGCTTGAAAAACAGGCTCATCATGCCTGCTATGGGCACGCAGTTGGCCGATGCCGACGGCAGGGTCACAGAAAGGTTGCTCAATTACTACCGGGCGCGGGCGAGGGGTGGTGTGGGGCTCATAATCCCTCAGTGCGCCTCGATCAGTTCCGACGCTGCTTTCCCTTCCACTGCGGCCATATACGATGACAGTTGGATCGCCGATTGGAGAAAACTGGTAGATGCTGTACATGAAGCAGGTGCCAGGATTTGCATCCAGTTGATGCATGCAGGCATGCTATTCCCACGTTTCGGGTTTGTCCCCGAAGGTATGTCTATAAAGGTGCCATCGATGTCGCCCTTGCTGGAAGCGGACAAGCTGTACCATGTGCTGAGCCAAGAGGATATTGACCGCTATGTTGAGGATTTTGCTGAGGGAGCTCGGCGGGTCAAGGAAGCAGGTGCTGATGCAGTGGAGTTGCATGCCTGCCATGGTTGCTTGTTAAGCACTTTCCTGTCTCCTGCTATCAATCGCAGAACAGACCAGTACGGAGGCAGTATCGAGAATAGGGTTCGCTTTGCGCGCAGGATCGTGGAAAGAGCAAAAGAGAAGGTGGGGAGGCAGTTTCCGCTGCTGATAAGAATCAATGCTGACGACGATGTTGATGGTGGCCTTACCATCGATGAAGCAGCGCAGCAGGCGGTTATCCTGGAGTCGGCAGGTGTCGATGCCATCAGCGTCGCCGGAGGGCTTGAGTTCTGGTCCACCTTGAGCATTCCGTGCTACTCTTTCCCTGAAGGCCCGATGGTTCCACTGGCAGAGAAGGTGAA
The Chloroflexota bacterium DNA segment above includes these coding regions:
- a CDS encoding FAD-dependent oxidoreductase; protein product: MSNFPALFQSGSIGTLRLKNRLIMPAMGTQLADADGRVTERLLNYYRARARGGVGLIIPQCASISSDAAFPSTAAIYDDSWIADWRKLVDAVHEAGARICIQLMHAGMLFPRFGFVPEGMSIKVPSMSPLLEADKLYHVLSQEDIDRYVEDFAEGARRVKEAGADAVELHACHGCLLSTFLSPAINRRTDQYGGSIENRVRFARRIVERAKEKVGRQFPLLIRINADDDVDGGLTIDEAAQQAVILESAGVDAISVAGGLEFWSTLSIPCYSFPEGPMVPLAEKVKRAVKVPVIAVGKIGVELAERIVADGKADFVAMGRPLLADPELPNKVREGRLEEIRRCIYCNNCLKLGPDAGPLSCSVNPFLSREAKYPLPPAKSPKKVMVVGGGLAGMETAIYLAERGHRVSLYERRTQLGGQWNVACATPG